The genomic DNA AACTGAAATGGTTATGGGTTTTAATTGAAACAGGTGATGATTGCATTTCAATTGGTCCTGGATGTTCTAATGTAGACATTAATGGTGTAACTTGCGGGCCAAGTCACGGGATCAGGTATGAGCATTGTTgttgttgaaaaaaaaaaaaggtttccaTAACTGTTTTGATAGCAAAAGCGCTTTGTTTATACAGCATTGGGAGCCTCGGAGTGCATAATTCACAAGCATGTGTTTCGAACATAACCGTACGTAACGCGGTGATAAGAGAATCAGATAACGGGGTTAGGATCAAGACATGGCAAGGTGGGACAGGGTCGGTATCGGGCATATCGTTCGAGAACATCCAGATGGAGAACGTTAGGAACTGCATCATCGTTGACCAGTACTATTGTTTGTCGAAGGAATGCTTGAACCAAACCTCAGCCGTTTACGTCACTGATATTCGATATAAGAACATCAAAGGCACTTATGACGTAAGGAACCCCCCGATCCATTTCGCGTGTAGCGACACTGTGGCTTGTACGAACATAACGATGGCAGAAGTCGAGCTTTTGCCACAAGAAGGAGAATTGGTGGATGATCCATTTTGTTGGAATGCTTATGGCATTGAAGAGACCTTAACTATACCTCCTATTGGTTGCTTGCAGGAAGGGATGCCCCAAGCAATAACAGAGACCTCTCAGTATAGTTGCTGATATCGATATAAGTAGATTTAGTTTcattatatatacatacatatatagattACTATCATATACAAGATATAGTATTGTTACTTTAGCCTTTAGGTTTCATCCTTATGAGGGTTTATTTTCCTTCATTGTGTGATGAGATATGTACTACTACTAGTGTAGTACAGTAGCAATGCCCAAATGGGATTTATATTTTGCTGGCCCTTGGGGTGTTATGCTTTGGGTTTGTTttacattatttatatatatatatatatatattgtagacTTTTAATATCAAATATAATCCATTTTGTTGTTTTCTGAATGCCACAAGTAGATTTAAGTTGTTGTGATACTTGTATCATCAAAATatcttttatgtttattttacgattaaggaaaattaaatttttttagaattacCTCCAATTTAAACTTATCTAAGAACTGACGAAAAGAGCATTCAAAAGAATAGCTATTATAGGTAATTGTATCTAGAATGACATTATTataggtaaaagtaccatgaaggTCTTTGTATTAAAAATTAGTTTGCATTTTGCTCTCTTTACTGAAAAAGACAAATTAATCCCTCTACTATTAAAAACCGATGTAATTGACAAAATAATTAGACAATTACACGTGGCGCCACTGTACCTCATGTTGATGTACAATGACCAATTTTTTACAGTaaaaatggatggaatttttaatagAAGAGTCAATTTTCTCTTTGATTTAACATACAATGACTAATTTGACAATTTTTTTAGTAAAAGGAGCAAAATGCAATTAGACTCTTTCTACAAGGGACTCCATAGTAATTTTAACCATtcttataatatatttttcatgGTTACAAGATTTTCTTCACTAATCAACGGCATTTTTATTAGTAGTAGAATATATTTTACATGAGTGATAGCGAAAATCAGGGGATTAGTATGGGATATGCATAGCAGACTTCTTGAACtgcatgctcatatatgtatatatattcttttagcAACTTGGTCCATTACTTGCTAACCTTTGCCTAAATTTGATGGCTTTTCATTGGCTCTAGGACTAAATGGCCCTCTTCCAGCATTTCCAGGACTTAGCTCACCTCTCAGTTGGCTTATCCTGGGGCTATATACCTTTTCCGAGAACCGTGGGCTTTGAATGCTCTTAAATTCTTTGGACGGAGTTGTTCCGGACGAGCTTGTTACCTTCGGGCTGCACATGTGTCTAATCTCACCCCGGCTTCGGGTAATCATTCCGTCTAAAATCTCTCCATCATCAGCAAAGGAAGCTGTCCTAACCAGCTCTCCTTCCTGTAGAAAACCGAACACAGGCTCAAACTTGGGTCATTTTTTCAACATTAGCTCAATGAATTATATCGACTTACGGTTATAAGGTTGAATGGTGCATCCGGTGATTCTTCGTACTCGGCAGCATCCAAATCTTGAAGGTGTGCCCCTTTGAAAAACTTGGGCAAAACATATTGTCTCACAGGAACCAAAAGCATGATCATCAATGGGAAAAGAACCCCGGCGACCGGAACCCAAGTAATCCCGAAACAAACAAACAAGTATATGGTTTGGAATATCGTGAACATGGCAATTGTTTTGAATGGTACGGTTTCTACAAAAGTGGCATGGTACTCCTCTAGTACTCTGAAACAAATTATCATGTGAAGAGCAAATAGACTTAGGGACTCTACGAGGCGATGAAGCAAATTAACTTACTTGTATCGTCTACTTGGAGCTGTGAAGAGCAGCAACATTCGTTCCCAAAACTGGTTTCCGGGCAAGCTCTCGATAGCCATGAATGCAAAGTAACCCCAAAGTACTGAGGTCGGTATCTTTTTAATCAAAGGCATTGCTGCAACACATCCTCCAACCATTGTAGCTTGAAGCAAGTTACTAAGCCGTTGTTCTTTTACCTCGATGGGCAATAGATCATTGATTTCCTTCTCGATATCAAATACTGACACATCAACCGGGGCATTAATATTTTCCATGTTTGAAGCCATTTGTATGGTTGATTCTTTCAGTTCCTTTAATCCCTATTCAGAAAAAAAGAAGTTAAGCTGGGATTCTCGAGCATCAGCATTAAGCAACATAAGTCCATACCCGAGCCGAAGGTTCTTGGTAAACCAACGGAGTCTGCATCTGTTTATAAGCTTCTTGCATTCTTTCGTACACTTGTCCTAAGCTTGCATTCTTATGTATGAATTGGCGAGCTGTTGTTACTAGTCCATTTCGGAGCAACTACggaacaaaaatgaaaaaaactATTAACATTGAAGGCCATGACATGAAGAAAAACAAGGCCGAGGTGCCAAGCTAGGTACCTGGTGCTTTAATGTAGCTAAGCTTTTAGTATGCATTGGAGATTGTGGGATGACACCATTTGCTGGTGGGATACCAATAAGACCACATAGTATTGTCTGCCATCGACACATAAACATTAGCGTAAAAACTGAAGTGCATTTAGAAAAACAGAGAAAAAATGGAACCGGTACCAAGAATCCGAGAAGAAGTAAATCATAATGAAAAGAAGGTGGTTTCCTCAAATTGAATTCCTTTTGTTGAGCGAGTTGCGAAGCTACACTGTGGTCGAAATAATATAGGACCGCGATCATTGTAGCTGGAACGAAAGCTCCGATTATATAGAGCACCGGAACCTTTAGCATGTCCTGTAAGTTTTCACCAATCAATCGTTAGAAAACAAAGTAAAAGCCCTTCCTTTGTCAAGTTAAACCGGTTAACTCAGTTACCAGTTACCTTCACAACGGTCCAATTTTCGTATGCACCTGGTGACCATGGATTTGGACTAAAGAGACGCCGTGGAATTCCTTTCGGAATAGTTCCAGCTGGTATATAAGAAACAGCAGTCCAGACCAGAACCATCAATGGCACACCGTAGTCAGCTACAAAGCCTCTTAATGATCCTTCGAGAAATATAAAGATAATTGAGTTATGAACTTGTAATATCTATGACTACAAGTATGTTAAGGAAACTAACAGAACAAAACTCACCGCATGCGTATCTCCAAGATCTTGCTTTCCGGCTTCTTAATGCAGTAAACAGGAGTCCAAATGACAAAACCATAGCAAACATCCCATTTGCAAATCTCCACGAAGGTTGAAACTCGACCGACTTTGGATTTTCTCTTTCAGGTATGTGGAACTCTTCAACAAGTCCCTAGTAAACCATACTTGAAATTAGTTCAACATAACTTGCAGTGTACTTTACCATATCAACAACACTCAAAACACAAATTCGTCACCTTAATAGCTTGCTGCATGAAGAGCATCGCGATAAGAAGACCAAACAACTCACCGGCAAGACGAGTAAACCTGTTGATAATTGAACAAGCTCCTAAGATAGCCAACAAGAACAACAAAATCGCAGTCCAAACGCATACCCTGCATATGTTCCATTAAAGCTTTTAGTGAATGCCATAATTTTGTAATGCCTTGAGATACAAGTAATTATACCATCCAGTCCATGCAAGAAAGAGCTGTGACCCCAAATCGGGCCGGTTCTTGGCGAAATCGAACATAAACCGGTACATAATTACAGTTGGTTCTGCAACTCCAAGGATCAACAAAGGTTGACCTCCTATGATAGAATGTATAATTCCACATAGTGCAGTAGAAGCCAATGTTTGAACTGCTGTGAGCACCCCATCTGATCAAGACAAAAGAAATGATCAAAGATCAGACCGTGTTCGCACATGGATACGGAATATGACCGGTAAAAGTACCACGTTGGATTGCATTTAGCCCCCATTTACttaaaaaaatgaacaaattaatcCTTGTACGCTAGATGAAAGAGCAAATTGAtacttctattaaaaatttcatctatttttactgttaaaaactggGCTCATGTATGTCAGCTTGAGATACACAAGACACACCAGGTGTACATATCTGGTTATTTCGTCAGCCATGACAgcttttaacagtaaaaatacaTAAAAGACTAGTTCGCTCTTTGATTTTATATACaggactaatttgctcattttttaa from Gossypium arboreum isolate Shixiya-1 chromosome 9, ASM2569848v2, whole genome shotgun sequence includes the following:
- the LOC108454840 gene encoding boron transporter 1-like, encoding MEESFVPFGGIKNDIKGRLKCYKQDWTSGLSAGFRILAPTTYIFFASAIPVISFGEQLERDTDGVLTAVQTLASTALCGIIHSIIGGQPLLILGVAEPTVIMYRFMFDFAKNRPDLGSQLFLAWTGWVCVWTAILLFLLAILGACSIINRFTRLAGELFGLLIAMLFMQQAIKGLVEEFHIPERENPKSVEFQPSWRFANGMFAMVLSFGLLFTALRSRKARSWRYACGSLRGFVADYGVPLMVLVWTAVSYIPAGTIPKGIPRRLFSPNPWSPGAYENWTVVKDMLKVPVLYIIGAFVPATMIAVLYYFDHSVASQLAQQKEFNLRKPPSFHYDLLLLGFLTILCGLIGIPPANGVIPQSPMHTKSLATLKHQLLRNGLVTTARQFIHKNASLGQVYERMQEAYKQMQTPLVYQEPSARGLKELKESTIQMASNMENINAPVDVSVFDIEKEINDLLPIEVKEQRLSNLLQATMVGGCVAAMPLIKKIPTSVLWGYFAFMAIESLPGNQFWERMLLLFTAPSRRYKVLEEYHATFVETVPFKTIAMFTIFQTIYLFVCFGITWVPVAGVLFPLMIMLLVPVRQYVLPKFFKGAHLQDLDAAEYEESPDAPFNLITEGELVRTASFADDGEILDGMITRSRGEIRHMCSPKVTSSSGTTPSKEFKSIQSPRFSEKVYSPRISQLRGELSPGNAGRGPFSPRANEKPSNLGKG